The genome window GTGGTACTTGTTTCTTGGGGACCTGAGAAACGCACTACACCACCGGAAGGCTTTATGCTTGATGAAATGGATCTTAAATTTGCCTATATTGAAGATGTGATTGATGAGCTGGATGTTTTAATTGAAGGAACATTAGTTATTGAACCTAGATATGCAGAAAAAATTCGCTCACACGGAGGAAAATTGGTGTGTTATAAAATAGGCAATGATTTCATCATGGATATGGAATACTTCTTATTTGATAAAAAAGGCGGAAGGGTCTTTAACGGTACCTATTTTGATAGTGTTTGGATGATTCCCCAGCACGAAAATACCTGTCACTCTTATTTTTCAATCATGTATCGTTGTAATGCTTATGTGGTACCTGCTATTTGGGCACCAACATTCTGCGATCAAGTCGTAAAACGTTTGAAAAATAAACATAATTTAGAATTTGGCTATGTCCCAACATCTGTATCAGCAAAAAGAATTGCCTCATTTGAATCGAATATCAATGTAGTAAAAACCAGCTTTATTCCAGTATTAATTTGCGAACAAGCCTATCGTACTGCATCAGAAAAAATTAAACACGTTTATTTATGTAATACTTATGAAAAACGAAATAACCCAACTTTCTTTAATTTTATCGGCAGAACGGAACTGGTAAAAGATAATGTGATGACAGTGGAAGGTCGTTATCAAATGCCCGATTTCTTAACTCGTTATGTTGATGTTGTAGTCAGCCATCAGTGGGAAAACGGCTTAAATTACGCTTATAACGATGCATTATACGGCGGTTATCCATTTATTCATAATTCCAAATTATTACCTAAAGGTGTAGGTTATTATTATGATCAATTCGATGCCTTTGACGGTGCAAAAATGTTATTAGATGTAATTGACAACCATGATAAAAATCACGAGGCTTATGTGAAACGTGCTAATGAATATTTAGATTCGTTACTCCCAACCAATCCGATAAATATCCATTTATACGAAAAAGAGATTAGAAGGTTGTTTGAATAATCCTAACTCTTTTATAAATACAGCAAGTTAACTACAAACTAAGTGGTTTGATTTAACAAAGTTTTTGCAAATCTAACCGCTTGCATTGTAAGCAGACACGAATTTCTGTATAATCTCTCGTCTTTTTATAAACGAAATTCGCAAAAACTCTGGAGTAACAAAATGGCTCGTGTAACC of Actinobacillus arthritidis contains these proteins:
- a CDS encoding DUF2827 family protein; the encoded protein is MNKKYRIGITFNLEAKVTDIWANGANQNIIFLYQLFQHSNIVEDVVLVSWGPEKRTTPPEGFMLDEMDLKFAYIEDVIDELDVLIEGTLVIEPRYAEKIRSHGGKLVCYKIGNDFIMDMEYFLFDKKGGRVFNGTYFDSVWMIPQHENTCHSYFSIMYRCNAYVVPAIWAPTFCDQVVKRLKNKHNLEFGYVPTSVSAKRIASFESNINVVKTSFIPVLICEQAYRTASEKIKHVYLCNTYEKRNNPTFFNFIGRTELVKDNVMTVEGRYQMPDFLTRYVDVVVSHQWENGLNYAYNDALYGGYPFIHNSKLLPKGVGYYYDQFDAFDGAKMLLDVIDNHDKNHEAYVKRANEYLDSLLPTNPINIHLYEKEIRRLFE